The sequence below is a genomic window from Phoenix dactylifera cultivar Barhee BC4 chromosome 8, palm_55x_up_171113_PBpolish2nd_filt_p, whole genome shotgun sequence.
AACTGTTATCTTTTTAAGCAACTTGAATACATTTTTCTTTACTGTCTCAAATGATGAGAAAATTCAGAGTATATCACCAATACATACACCATAAATATGAAATCACATCTTGGCCTTATCTTGGCAAAGCAACATGTTAATCTGTATGGCATAATTCATGAAAAAAATAGTATCATGCATCTGCATATTCTGCTTGACAACATGGATAACGTTGGATTCAAATCTTTAGCAGATATTATAAATCTACCTTAAAAAATACaagatatttatttttacaCCAGTTATTTCTCAACTATGATGCTTCCCCTTACACCTAAATATTACTTATCTAGCCTTTTCTAGCAAGGGGTGAAAGTAGATCGGATAATATCCGTCCGCATCTGTTTTCATATCCGAATCTATCTGgatatggatagaaatttgagcatccgactaatatccgtatctatattcatatccatcaaagaaaatggatatagatatggataaaCAATTATCCGATCCatatctgaatatccaatttcatttgtaaccctatttaattttatatgacacttatgaacttttaagaaaaataaatgactatattaatatgctattaacttgatttatcacCTACTTAATATCTTTGATTCTACGGTAATAAAGTTGAATTATccgatttatatccatatttatatccatactttCAGTATATGATTTGTATCTGTAtccatttaaaacaaaaatggaTATAAATTTTTACATCCGACTAACATCCGTATCCGTATTTGTATTcgtcaaacaaaacaaatatgaatatggatatgcTAGTATCCGATCCGTATCCAATCCGATTTCAGCCCTATTTCCAACACAAGATGGAAGATTTTGACCACTAAAAACTATATCTAAAACAAATACGTAACTCATAGAAACAATTGCACTGCCCATTATATGGAAGTTATAAACCGATCATTTCCAATAGAATGAGGTCAATATTAACCTAATCCCATTAATATGTAAACGAATGAGAACAATACCGTTGTTAATACTCTCATAAGTTTCATCTTTATTATAAATGGTGATAAAAGCAAGTAACACCAACAACAACACGAGTCATCAATGTATTCAATTAAACAAGCATAAAAACTAACCTGGTAAAATGTCtccaaagaaaaatgaaatttcTCGTGCGGCAGATGGTGGAGAATCTGAACCATGAACACAGTTCCTTGCAGAATCCAGCCCACACATGGCTCTGATGCTGAAAAATGGAAGCAGAAAAATGAATGAAAAAGCTAAAATGGTGAAAACAGGATCATATAAGTTATGCTATAATGTAATGGTAAAAGATAAAATCATGGCTGCAGAGTATGCTTATATATTAAGGCACGAAAATATGAATTTGAGATAATGCTGGTTGCAACAAGACTATTCTGTGGTCACAAGTCACAAgcggattttcttttttttatcataGGTGAGAAAATGTCACAGAATGGAAGTGTTTCTACAAACAGGTAGCTTGATTCCACAAGCTCAAAGTTGCTTATATTCTTGCCAACCATTGAACTAAACCCTATAAGAGAATTAAGGATGTCCAGAAAAGGAGTGCAAGACACTTGAAGACCAAGATAGCAAAGGTTTAGGAACACTAAACACTGTAGAAAAAAGTTATGAAGATCTGAACTTGCCAGAACAGGAGATGTTAGGAAATCTTAAGTTTATAGGATTGGAATTTACATACAttctaaatcaaaaagaagtgaGATGCATTTGGTATAGATGGAAACTGATCACAGGATTAAATAAAGTCAGAAGCCTTTTAAGTATAGTGGCTACTTTTCAAGTTCAAACAGCGTATTCTCTGAGAAGTCTTAGTCAGATTAAGAGTACATTTAGTTACAAAGTTTGAGATCCAAATACAAGCTAATTTTATATGTTGTATAATATCCATGCATCTGCTCTAGTACAAACATGAGTTTCATTGAGCCTAAAAAATGCAAGGTTTTCTTTATTTGCTCTTCTTTCTTAACATCATTATTTTGTTTGTAGGGTCTAATTGATGCTATCAAAAGATCTAGCTGCATAAGAAGAAATAAGCTAACCTGTTAGGATGAGAAACTTTAGCCTTCCTTGAATCAGTTGGTCCAATCAAAGCACGCCAATCAGAGATGGCATTAGGCTTTTCAAGAACCATAATCAACACTGGGCCACTAAAAATTAACAGTCAGTAATGCAGACAAGACATATACCATAACTAACTAGCAGACCATACTAATTATtgaatagaagaagaagaagaagaaacattaGAATAATGAGTTATGACTATCAGTACAGATGAAGCATAATATACAGTGGGCGTCCCAGTGCAGATGAAGCATAATAGCATATCAAAAGACATGATTGTCATGTTTTTAGTTGCCTATAATGCAATTTAATAGACATTTACTTACAGGCTTTAGTATAAAAATGTAGTGAAATTAATAGAAGTGCAACATGACAAGGGCAAGACTATACATAAGAAAACTCACTAATGATAGGCAACTAAAAAGATTATTATATATACAGTACTAAAGTAGATGCTTGATGAAGAGAGTTCTGTCTGCACTCAAATGTAGTTATGGGAAACATAGTAGCTTGAGTAAGTACGGACGAAGTTTTGCACACAAAGTGCAATGCTACTAAAAAGTAGAAGGGGAAAATACAACGTATAAAGAATAATATTGTCTTACAGTGTTGAGTAATACAAATCTAAAAAGAAACTAAAACGATGAAGTTTTATTCTACAATTATATTGTCAATTGATAAAATCAGGGGCAGCAAAACAATTGCAGTAGCATCAGtattgttgagaagagaagcacAGTGAAAGATTATCTTCACCAATCACAAGCAAACAAGAATTAAAAAGTATGCTAAGCTAAGAATGAACTATAGACTAAGAACATTTTGATCAGGTCCAATTAAGATTGAATCATCAATCTCTCAGGTTGAATGCTTTTATGCTTGaaacccaccaaaaaaaaagtaaaaaaaatcacTAGTTAAGCATGTTGGTTAACTATATTAATGACTAAATCTTTTCATTATGAAAATAGATTACATTATTTGATCATCTATCACTGAGGCGCACCTATGTATGGAAACTAAGTTGATCAATCAGGGTAGTGCTTTTCTAAAAGGCATTTACATTGGCTTCATTTTCTAAAGCTTCCTGTCTTAAGATGATATACATTTCTGAAATTTGTTTAAATGGAGTAGATGAAAATGTCTAACTAAAAACTATAAATCAAACCTCGTGATATAGAAAAGAGAAGATAGTCTGATACCTTGTCATATACTCAATAAGGCCTGGAAAGAAGCTTTTCTTTGAATGTTCAGCATAAAATAGTGTAACATTTTCTGCATCAAGCTGAACGATCATCTCCCAGATGATATCAAATCCAGATTCCAGAATCACTTTCTTTATCTTTTCCGTGTAATTACCAGACAAACCATCTGGTTTTATCATGGCCAGTGTTTTCTCCTTTTCCTTAGCCGCATGTCTTGGAGGGCCAATTGAACCAGCAGCAGACAGAAGGAGTCTACACTCCAAACAtacatcaataaaaagaaaaaagactaGTCTGTCATAAGCAATTAAAAGGTGAATATCAAAAGACTAGTTTGTCATAAGCAATTAAAAAGGTGAATATCAAAAGACTAGTCTGTAATAAGCAATTAAAAGGTGAATTCAATGCCATAACAAAATAATACAGATGATATAGGATCCCAGCAATCAGACAATATCAATGAAAGGCTCCATAAACAAAGCAGATAGCATGGCAGCATAAATGTTCACACAGACAAGTATATAACCGATACTTGCAACAAAGAATTCCTGCAGGATGAAacacaaaggaagaagaggctCCTGCAGCCCCAAAGGAAAATGGCAGaaagaacttaaaaaattctATTGAAAGAAAGCTAAATAGAAATTCAAGGTTATAATATGGTACATCTCAACATAGAGGATCATCATACATACTGCAAAAACTTTTTTCATCTATTGCATGATAGATGAGATCTTTagaggggagaagagaagactgCTAAGTTATCAACCAGCAACATTGGATTTAATGGAACTATGGTAATCTTGGAACCTAAGAATTAACAACATAAGATAAAGAATCACATGTATCTAACCagattctcaaaaaaaaatcccttaTATGTTGTAGCTACCCTGAAAATCAGTGACACTTGCATCGCTCCGATAGAATGTGTtgtttcatcccaaaaataaagaaaataggtTCCCATCTCATGATTAAAAAGTGAGGTTTCAGCTTTACCCTATACTGATATCGTAAGGATTTATATCAAAGATGTCACTATAATATTCACAGCTATCCCGGTAAACTGAAACCCAAGATTGAGGATGAGGATAATAAAGAATATCATAATGCTTGATGAAGAAAGGTATATATGGAATCTTGAACTACCGAACATCACAAAATTTGCGGATAAAGAAACACTAAATTTAGCTACAGAACAATGCTATAAACATATACGAACAAATAAAGGAAGCCCAGGCATGCACTTTGAGAAGAAGGCACAACATCAGGCAGTTTTTTGGAATTAACACTGTTGTACAATCGTCGAACTTtgtgatcaaaaaaaaatttaacataCTCGTCCAAGCATTAACGAAACCTCTCATAATAGCCCGAAATCTCACGTATTGAACTATTGCTTCATAAATTCAAAAAACTCATGATCTTCCCGAACAAGTAAAGAAAGACTAAGCTAAATTACAGGTAACATTCAAGAAGCTACCAGATATTCTTGGTCTAGTTAAAATATCTCAGAAACAGgtaaaaatacaaaataaatataagaaaTTGAACAGATTCTCCTAATGATGAAGAAACAGCACTCTATAGCTTGAGATCGGAAAAACAGAAACATAGCAAAAATCTAATTAATATCCAGGAAAACATGCACCAAAACACTACAATCAAACAAAATATATACACTGAGTTCGCTTGCTAAAATCTTGTGAAAAATTATAAGAACCACGATCTAATTCAGCTAAAAATCGAAGTAACAGAGAGCGAGATCCGACAGATGGAAAAGGAAAAGCCTAAATTTTTGGGCAAGGACATGCAAGGGCGGGAACAAACCCTAGCTTTGCTTACCCGGCGAAGAGAAAGAGTGCGAAGCGGAGGAGGAGAGCGGAAACCGAAGTCTTTCTCATCGCGAGGAGGCGGCGGGACGAAGGGAGGGAGTTCGCACGTAGGATGGAGTGACGGCGGTCCGTACGGAACCAGCCCTCTTTTCTCCGGTGCCTGCAGTTTTTACTTCCCCACCGAATACGTTGACCATGCGCTAGATTTGACTTCTGTTGAAATGCTAATTTCAAGTGCAAGTCAACGGTACGATGCATGGTGCATGCTTACCAAAAACGATTGTAAGAAAAGCACAATGCTGCATCTTGGGCGTTGCAATATTAAAGAAATGATCTTTCTTTGAActggttcaaaaaaaaatcactccCAAACTTAAACAAACTTGTTCTCATTTATATACAGCCTATGATTCAGGCTAAGTCAAGCAAATCTGGACAAGATCTTGACTCTAACAAGGAATCAATTGGATTAGGATGAGAATAATGTGGATACTTTCTTTGCTGAATACTTGAATCAATTCCTTGTCGGATTAGAAGTAGTGTGAGAGTGCATAGGCTCGATTTGACccaattataaaataatttgacTCACTGATTGATAACGGTACTATAATTCCTTGTATGGTATGTTATACATTAATTTTAACATTACCACCAGTAAGGGGATATAGTATAAAAGCAACTAAAATGTACAAGCACGTGGTTTTGCTTGTATGTCTGGGTGTCTAGGTTTTTGACTTTTCCCTCTCTTCAAACCACCTTCCAATGAGGATTGTTTTGCGAAAAATTGTTTTGGCCCGTTTGGTATTACTATTGCTTTATTatgttttgtttaaaaaaatccttaaaaaataaattagatggGAAAATCAGAGTCGGCTCAACCTTTAGACGAAaaaggcggtcgcctaaggcctcggcctctaagtgcatttattatagTGAGTTCCAAAGTGAGCATCCAAATATATTGAGGCTTCTAATATATTTGAGGACCTCAAATGTTGTGTATCTTTAtagctataaatgcatttatgttGGGACGCATCTCTtatctaaaaaaatttattttctcaTTCTTTATTTATGTATTGAGACCCCCAAATACATTTATGTTGAGGCCTTTGAGTtcaccttaggcccccaaatgtattaaATCGCTCCTGGGGAAAACATGTGATGAAAAATTAACTAGAGCTTTTGATAGCAAAGAATTATTactttcaaaataaaatattgataccTTCAGTATCGATCTTCTTATagtattttattaatttgtagATAAACAAAAATATTACCATATAAGCCTGTTTATCCATATTCCATAACCCTAACTCtcatttatattaatttaacGGATACTTACCCTTATTATCCCTTTTTAATATCACTATTAGGCTGGCCATTGAGGCTTTTGCAGGCTTATAGAACGGGGTTATTGGTCCAAGCCCTATATAAAGAGCTCGGGTTTAAGTTTTGTAAATATATGAGCTAACAAGGGCCCTGCAAGAAAATTATTCTCTCTTTATTTCCACTCTATATTCTTCTCTTTTCATCTGGCATTTCTTCTCAAATCTTTTAAACCATATCACCATTCGATCATGCTAGTTCCTTTGTACCTTGGGGATGATATTGCACCCACACGATGGGGCAAAAATTATTCGTAGAAAAGTGTATTTCTATAAAGCTCGATTCAAGCATATCATGTTCAATCCCAAATTTATAGTATCAAattcatcaaaatattttaaattaatttttaattgttaTTACTAATAATAAATTCACCAATTCACTATATGTTGGCTAGAAAAGTGCCACATCCCAACTCATTCGAGGCAGAAAAATGAAACTACCAGGTAAGATAAACACTGAATAACCTCTTATTTCATTGGATTAAAATTATGAGACATGCTAACAGGTTCTACCAGAAAACCCTAAACATCTTTCTCGTCTCGTGCGAAGAAGATGGGGCGGAAGAAGAAGTTTATCAATAAGAAGAACTCCGCCACCTTTCGGCTTCTTGCCCGATGCTAGCATTCTCCCGCTTCTGTTTCTGATGCCTGCCGCCAAGCCctaaacctctttttcttttgttaggaAGCCCTAGAGGTTTAAAAACTActatataatttatcaaacaaTCAGGGATGGATTAAGGAGTTCAAAACCAACTCAGTAAAGAAGGGTGAAAATAAGTTTTCTAATAAAGTTCATTGTTTCGCTACCCTATTCAAAAGTTATGATATTGAGTTACGATCTGGAAAGGCTTGATAGATTTGTATTGAATATGAAAATCCTTTACAAGTTGCTAAAGTCAGATATAAGTACTATAGAATATATAACAAATAAGTAGCAAGTAGCAAGTACTATAGAATATATGACAAATGAGATCAGAAACGATAGTCTCTCTATtagaaaaattatatgaatatagTGTGAAATATTGGAAATTTTCATCTTGAAATTGGGGACAATATTGGTCTATTGTATTGGTTGGGTACTTACAAAATATAAGAGACGTTTTGGCGAGGTTTGAGAAATAGACGCTTGTCATACAGAGCACAAAAAACATTTTTCTAATaaaatttgtttattatttggTTTTCTTTAATATCTTAATTAttagatatttttttaatatcatcatTTCATTTAGATTAAGAAATATCCAAATAAAGTAAAAGAACACAATGTTTATGCCCAAGTccttttcaatatatatatatttaatcatGCATTTTTAGTGCACTATGCATGCAAAACCACTTGCGCCAATGCATGCTGATTGTGTGGGTGATGCCGGTGGagtgaaaaaatatattttcttgctTTAAAGTTTTAGAAATGAGAGAACGGTTGGTATCCCCTTAATATCATCTTCATTCTAGAATTAGGAGATTCGTACAACCTTTATGATTAGTGTAAAAAATGTCCTATAAATGCCACCTTACATGAAGTTTGGGGCGTTACATGGCtatatccaaaaaataataata
It includes:
- the LOC103709335 gene encoding probable nucleoside diphosphate kinase 5 isoform X1, which codes for MRKTSVSALLLRFALFLFAGLVFFLFIDVCLECRLLLSAAGSIGPPRHAAKEKEKTLAMIKPDGLSGNYTEKIKKVILESGFDIIWEMIVQLDAENVTLFYAEHSKKSFFPGLIEYMTSGPVLIMVLEKPNAISDWRALIGPTDSRKAKVSHPNSIRAMCGLDSARNCVHGSDSPPSAAREISFFFGDILPGFVKHDEL
- the LOC103709335 gene encoding probable nucleoside diphosphate kinase 5 isoform X2; this encodes MRKTSVSALLLRFALFLFAGLLLSAAGSIGPPRHAAKEKEKTLAMIKPDGLSGNYTEKIKKVILESGFDIIWEMIVQLDAENVTLFYAEHSKKSFFPGLIEYMTSGPVLIMVLEKPNAISDWRALIGPTDSRKAKVSHPNSIRAMCGLDSARNCVHGSDSPPSAAREISFFFGDILPGFVKHDEL